Genomic DNA from Streptococcus uberis:
AGGAGATATAATGGATTTTCAAAATCTTACTAAAAAAAATCAAGAATTTATTCATATTGCAACTAATCGTCTGATTCAAGATGGTAAATCAGATCAAGAAATTAAAGACATTTTAGAAGAAACCGTACCAACTATTTTAGAAAAACAAGCTAAGGGCATTCCTGCTCGTTCATTTCTAGGTGCACCAACTGCATGGGCAGCTTCTTTTTCTGAAAAAGCTGTTGCTAAAAACTCTTCTACTAACAAAGTAGAAGAACCCAAGAACACCAACCCTTGGTTAATGTGGTTAGATACCTCATTACTTTTTATTGGGATTGTAGCTTTATTAAATGGCATCATGACTTTCTTTAATACCAACGCTACTGTTACTGGTTTAATGTCCTTATTGGCTCTTGGTTTTGGAGGTGGAGCATCTATGTATGCCACCTACTATTTCATCTATCGCCATATGGGTAAACCAAAAAGTGAAAGACCAGGCTGGTTTAAAATTATTGGAGCACTATCACTTGCTATGCTAGTTTGGGTGACACTTTATTACGCAACAGCCTTTTTACCAAAAGCTTTGAATCCACAATTACCACCAATCGTACTCATTCTTATTGGTGGCGCAGCTATTGCCCTTCGCTATTACTTACAAAAGAAATACAATGTTCAAAATGCAATGTCAGCGCAATAATAACAAATACCCTTGGAAAGATTTCCAAAGGTATTTTATTTTTTGAACACAAACTAAAGATTGTATTAGGCGCCTAGCTCACTCTTTCATTTTCTAGATCACGAAAAAAAGACCCACCGGGTCTTATCCACTCTTCCTTATTTTTAGGAGTAGAGAAAAAACAGCCCGCCGCCCTCTGCTTGTGTTGTCTCAATTTCAAGAACACACGAAAAAGAGGTCCAGTGGAGCTTGGCTCGCTCTTCAGTTTTAAGGCTCATGAAAAAAAGACCCAGTGGGTCTTTGTGTTTCTCTGATTTTTTGAACACAAACTAAAAAGCGCCACTGGCGCTTTTTACTAATCTTCGTTTACGTAAGGCATAAGTGCCATAACGCGAGCACGTTTGATTGCTGTTGTTACTTTACGTTGGTTTTTAGCTGATGTTCCTGTTACACGACGAGGTAAAATTTTACCACGTTCTGAAACGAAACGGCTTAAAAGTTCAGTATCTTTGTAATCAACATATTCAATTTTATTAGCTGCGATGAAGTCAACTTTTTTACGGCGTTTGAATCCGCCACGACGTTGTTGAGCCATGTTTAATCTCCTTTATAGTATTCAATTCCTTTAGTCCAGTTACCAATCTATTCTTAGAAAGGTAAATCGTCATCTGAAATATCCATAGGATTGGCATTGCCAAATGGACTTTCTTCACGACCAAAATGAGGTGTTTGTTGAGAAGGTGCAGAATAACTATTGCTTGAAGCATCATTGCCAAAGCCAGTATTACTATAAGAGTTCGAAGAACCACCTTCACGTGTAGCACGGCTTTCCAACATTTGGAAATTTTCCGCAACCACTTCAGTTACATAAACCCGTTGACCTTGCTGATTTTCGTAATTACGAGTCTGAATGCGACCTGTAATACCGATTAAAGCACCTTTTTTCGCCCAGTTTGCTAAATTTTCAGCAGGTTGGCGCCAGATAACACAGTTAATAAAATCTGCTTCACGCTCACCATTTTGGCTTTTAAAAGTGCGATTAACAGCAAGTGTAAAAGTAGCAACAGCCACTTGACTTGGTGTGTAACGAAGTTCTGCATCTTTGGTCATGCGACCAACTAGTACTACATTATTAATCATAAACTACCTTCTTTTTGATCTTACGCGTCAAGTTTTACAATCATGTGACGAAGAATGTCACCGTTGATTTTTGCAAGACGATCAAACTCATTAAGAGCTACTGCATCTTCAGATTCAACGTTTACGATATGGTAAAGTCCTTCACGGAAATCATTGATTTCGTATGCAAGACGACGTTTTTCCCAATCTTTTGATTCAACGATTGTTGCACCGTTGTCAGTCAAGATAGAGTCAAAGCGTGATACCAAAGCGTTTTTCGCTTCTTCTTCAATGTTTGGACGAATGATATAAAGAATTTCGTATTTAGCCATTGATATTTTCCTCCTTTTGGTCTAATGACCTACATGCCTCCATGTAGGTAAGTGAGGTATGCTCACAGATTACTAGTATACAGGAAAATTATCTAAAAATCAAGAAAAAATTCTTTTACTAACCATTTCTATCCTAAACATTTTTTGGGGTCTTTAAACATCATGACCACTCTCAAGAGATATTTCTCCATATTTTTTGATTGCCTATGCTACAATAATAACATGATAAATTTAGAAGACTATGGCATCAATATGTGGGACCAAACCACTATCGAGGATTTTCGTCGTACCCTCTTAAACTGGTACGATCATGAAAAACGCGACCTTCCTTGGCGTCGAACCAAGAACCCTTATCACATCTGGGTTTCTGAAATTATGCTACAACAAACCCAAGTTCAGACTGTTATCCCTTATTACCAACGTTTTCTGGAATGGTTCCCTACTGTTGCGGAATTGGCTGACGCTGACGAAGAACGTCTGCTCAAAGCATGGGAAGGACTTGGTTACTACTCCCGCGTACGAAATATGCAAAAGGCTGCGCAACAAATCATGACAGATTTTGATGGGAAATTCCCATCAACCTATGAAGGCATATCAGAATTAAAAGGAATTGGCCCTTATACCGCTGGTGCCATCTCAAGTATTGCATTTAACCTTGCCCAACCTGCCGTTGATGGAAATGTTATGAGAGTTATGGCAAGACTGTTTGAAGTGAATTATGATATCGGTGATCCTAAAAACCGTAAGATTTTTCAAGCCATAATGGAAATATTAATCGACCCAGAAAGACCTGGTGACTTCAACCAAGCACTGATGGACTTAGGAACAGATATTGAATCTGCCAAAAATCCACGTCCAGAAGAGTCACCGATTCGCTTTTTCAACGCTGCTTATTTGCACGGAACCTATGACAGATATCCCATCAAAGAGCCTAAGAAAAAACCACGTCCTGTCCAAATACAAGCTTTTGTTATTTTGAATAATGACGGTGCTTTTCTTTTGGAAAAAAATACTAAAGGACGCTTACTTGGTGGCTTTTGGTCATTCCCAATCATAGAAACCAATTTTATCAGCCAGCAACTAGACCTCTTTGAAGAAAACAATCCTCTTATGGAAAGAATCTCTCAGACCAGTCTTTTTGAAGAAAGCTATGGATTAAAGCCAAAATGGACTGAAGGGATCTTTCCAATGGTCAAACATACCTTTAGCCATCAAAAGTGGACACTTAGTTTGACAGAAGGGCATGTAAAGGAAAACAAACTCCCCCAAGACAAAGAATTAGCTTGGGTCAAGCTTGAAGATATGGTTCATTACCCAATGGCTACGCCACAGAAAAAAATGTTAACAAACTATCTTAAAACAAAAAATGAGCTCCGATAAGAGCTCATTTTTTATGCTAATTCTGCAATAATCGCTTTAATTTGATCTTTGGTGTGAACACCTGCTACTTGTTTCACCACTTGTCCATCTTTTTTAAATAAAAGTGTTGGAATTGACATAATACCAAATTGTTGTGCTGTATTTGGGTTTTCATCCACATCTAGCTTGACAATTTTCAACTCGTCTTCATCTAACTCTTGAGACAATTGTTCTAAAATTGGAGCTTGCATCAAACATGGACCACACCAAGTTGCCCAAAAATCAATTAAGACAAGGCCTTCTTTTGTTTCTGCTTCAAATGTTGCATCTGTAACGACTTGTGTCATCTTTTTTCTCCGTTTCTACTCATTTGATATGTCTATTTTAGGAGAATTTTGATGAGAAAGCAAGAATCTGCTACCGAATTCAAAAAACCCTATGCGGTATCCAATTGTCATTTATCCCAAGGTTGCTATCGTACAACCTGAACCACCTGCGTTTTGAGGAGCATAAGCGAAACTCTTAACATGTTTATGACGGCGAAGATACTTGGTAACAGCTTCTCTAATGACACCTGTTCCAATACCATGGATGATATCAACCTGGCTCATATTATTAACCAATGCTTGGTCTATAAAGGCATCTAGTTCTTGCATGGCTTCTTCATAACGTTTCCCACGAAGATCTAAACGTGCCCGAGGACCATTTTGATTGGCTTTTTTAACCATGTTAATACTTTGTTTTTTAGGTTTTTGTGCTTCCGCTTCCACTTTAACGAGTTGGAATTCATCCTCTTTTAAAGTCATCTTAATCAGTCCAACTTGAGCTTCCCACTTATTCCCTTTCACTTGACCAATTAAGGTTCCGCGTTGACCATATGCAGAAACAATAATATCATCACCTATCCTAGGCTCTCTTAATTTCTTAGCTTTTTTCAGAACTTTATTCTTAGATAAATCTCTTTGAGGAACCAGTGACTTCAGTTTTGATTTTGCTTCAATAATTTCATGTGGTTTAAGCTCTGCTTTTTCATGGAGCTTACTCAAAATCTCTTCACTTTCGGTTAAGGCTAACTCAACAATAGCTTGCGCTTCTTGACTAGCTTTCTCAATTTCCTTGTCTTTCGCCAGAGAGAATTCATTATAGAGTTTCTTGACAGCACGATTGAATTTTATATTTTCCTGCTCAACTTCTCTGATATGATCAAGGCGTCGCCGGCTAGAAAGCGTCTGTCGTTCTAACTCTTCTATAATACGATTGACGTCACTATCGGTATCTGTCATCTGCTCTGCTTCTTTCACAATCGTTTCAGCTAAACCAAGTCGACGAGCAATTTCAAAGGCGTTAGATCGACCAGGAACACCTTGCATAAAGCGATAAGTGGGTTTTAGGCTTTGACTATCAAATTCCATGCTAGCATTTTCGACATAGTCACTTTCAATACCATAGGCTTTGAGCTCTGGATAATGAGTTGTTGCCATGGTTTTGATATTGGTTAAGCGTAATTGCTCTAAGATTGCCATAGCAAGACTGGCACCTTCTTGTGGATCTGTTCCTGCACCCAGTTCATCAAAAAGGACTAAACTGTTACGATTTGATTCCTCTAAAATGTCAACGATATGTGTCATATGACTTGAGAAGGTTGATAGACTTTGTTCGATGGATTGCTCATCGCCTATGTCGGCATAAATGGCATCAAAAACAGCTATTTTTGAGCCTTCATCTGCTAATATTGGGAGACCTGACTGACCCATTAATTGTGCTAATCCCAGTGTTTTAAGCATTATGGTCTTACCACCTGTATTAGGGCCCGTAATCACAATCACGGCTAAATCATCTGCAAAATGCAAATCATTGGCCACAGGATTTTTTAACAAGGGGTGTCTAACATTTAATAGCTGGATATTTTTATCCTTGCTAATTTTAGGGATGGTTGCTTTGTTATTAACAAGATAATGATACTTTGCTCTAACAAAATCTAGATGTCCCAAAAGCCATGCATTATTTGCTAACGCACGACTATGAGGACGTAACAGCTGTGACAACTCTTTGAGTATCCTTGCAATTTCATGCCTTTCATCTGCTAGTAATTGCGTCATTTCTTCATTGACTTGCACTAAGGCACGAGGTTCAATGTAAACGGTATTTCCAGATGCTGAGATATCATGGACAACCCCTGAAACTCTGTGACGAAAAGTATTCTTAACAGGTAGGACACTCTTACCATTACGACTAGCAATCAATGATTCAGACAAATAATCTGCATTTTTCTTTAGGATGTCTTGTAGCAATTGGCGACTATAACGTTCATTTTCTGCTATTTGACGTCTAAGGCGATCCAATTCTGGACTGGCAAAATTTTCAATAAAGGCTGCATCATTAACAGCCTGTAAACTTCCTTGTAATTGTGGAAAGACTTCTATTTTTTCAAATATTCGTTTTAAAACCTGAAGGTCCACATTTTCTAAATCTTGGTAAAAGCGACTGATTTCCCCAGAAACTAAGAGCAGTTTTTTGATATCTAACAACTCTTGGATATTCAAGTCTGCTTCTAGTTCCAAGCGACGCATACTCTCGGAGACATCGCGAAGATTCCCTATTGAAAAATGATGATTTTCCACAAAAATGGTTGCCATTTCAGCAATTTCTTTAAAGTAATCTGAAATCTTGTCATAGTGGTTGCTTGGTTCAAGAAGACGTAATTCCTGGATTCCTTGCGCTGTCTGCAGATAGGGTTGGAATTGTTCTTTAACTTTTTGAAATTCTAATTGTTCTAAAATTTTTTGATTCATAAAGACTATTATACCTTAAATTTTCTTATTAATGCTAAAGGAAAAGACCTGATTGTCATAATCTGGTCTTAAATGATTTTATGAATCCAAAGATCACGAATCAATGTGGTCATTGGTGGGCAATGGTCAACTAAAGCTTTCAAGATGAAATGGCTAGATAGTTGATCTTGAATGGTTGGAATTGGCACAGTAGCTAAGATGCTCGTTATCATGCTTAGAAACATCAGAGCTACACTAACTGCTAAAAATCCACTCACGATATGATAGGGAAAATCATCAAAATGATTTAAAGGCATAAAATGTAGAAAAATCCCTATCAGGCGAACAAGCAGATAGAAAATGGCAAATAGACCAAAAAAAGCAATACCCGCATAAAAAACCTTATTGAGATCAAAGATATTGACCTCTTTAAAAAAAGCGGTTTGAACACCCTCTGCAGGATTGGAGTATGGAATCCAAAGTGAGATTTTAGAGGATAAGGTTTGATAATAATTTTTAGCAAGCCAAAAAGACAGGATTGCTCCAAAAACATAAAAAGTCTGCAGAATAATCCCTCTGTGATAACCAATATAGAATTGCCATAGGAGAATCATAAGAATAGCTAAGGAAATCATGCCTATTCTCCGTTATAATCAGCTTGATTCGTTTTTTCTTGAATCCCTACGACAGTTTTCTTTCTTAGGTCACTGATTTCTTTTTCTAACTTTTCAAACTCAATTTCACGGTTTAATTGTGTTGATAAGGCGTTAATGGCCATTAATATAGCAACTGTTTCATTATCCGCTTCAGGCAATCTTGATTTGATGGCATTGTATTTCTCTTTTGCAACATGCTCAACTTCTTCCATAAAAAGATTGTCTTTATCTGTCGTTAACGTTAACGTTTTTTCACCAAAGGTAAATTTATAGCGATTGTTACTTTTCATTGGTTCACCTCTTTCTAGCATTATACCTTAATTTAAAGCTTTCGTAAAATAACAACTTTTTCTCCTATAGAGTCAAGTTGGTTCCCCAAAAAAATCGCTTTTATGTTAAAATGAATTCTATGGAAACCATTGTAGTTAAAATCGAGGAAGGCCAACAAAATGCCTTGCAAAACAAGCTAAAACCTTATCAAATCAGTCAAAACAACCCACATGTAGCCTTTGCTGCAAGGTATAAAGCAGTTACCTGTCTCCTTTACCGTTCTGGAAAATGGGTTTTACAAGGTAATCTAGCAAGTCAAATCGCACAAGAGTTAGGATTTCAAACTGAAGAGAAAACAGATAAAATCAAACTTGGACAAAACTACCCATTAATTGGCAGTGATGAGGTCGGCAATGGTTCCTATTTTGGTGGCCTTGCGGTTGTTGCTAGTTTTGTTAAACCTGAAGATCATAATTACCTCAAACAACTAGGTGTCGATGATTCAAAAAGTTTGACTGATCATAAAATTCGTCAAATTGCTCCCTTGTTAGAGGAAAAAATTCCTCATAAATCCCTACTCCTAACTCCACAAAAGTATAATACCTTAGTGGGAAAAGGCAAAGCCTATAATGCTGTTTCCGTAAAAGTAGCCCTTCATAACCAAGCTATTTTTCTCTTATTACAGCAAAAAGTGATACCTGAAAGAATTATCATCGACGCTTTTACTAGTCACTCCAATTATCTTAAACACTTAAAAACTGAAAAAAATCAGTTTACAGAAGCAATCACTTTAATAGAAAAGGCAGAAAGTCAGTTTCTTGCTGTTGCTGTCAGTTCCATCATCGCAAGAAACCTGTTTCTAGAAAATTTAGATAACTTGAGCAATGAATTAGGTTATCAATTACCAAGTGGTGCTGGGTCAAAATCTGATCAAGTAGCCAGTCAGTTACTTGAAGCCTATGGTATGAAGGCTCTAGAATATAGCGCAAAAATACACTTCGCAAATACTCAAAAAGCAATCGCATTAGCAAAAAGAAAAGATTAGAGGACAAGATATAAATGAAACATTTCTTCAAAGAATGGGGCCTATTCACCCTTGTTATTTTAATTTTTGGTATTTCCAGATTATTTTTCTGGCAACCCGTCAAAGTAGATGGTCATTCCATGGACCCAACCTTGGCTCATGGAGAACGACTCATTGTGTTAAATCACACAAAAATTGACCGTTTTGATATTGTTGTTGCAAAAGAAGAAGAAAATGGTCAAACAAAAGAAATTGTCAAAAGGGTTGTTGGAATGCCAGGCGATGAAATCAGCTATAAAAATGACAAACTCTTTGTTAACGGCAAAGAAGTTAAAGAAAAATACCTCAGTCAATATATTTCTGCCTTTAAAAAAGATAAACTCAAAAAAACCTATGCCTACAATAGCCTATTCCAAGAATTAGCCCAAAATGCTAATGCCTTTACAACAAATACAGATGGACAAACCGATTTTACCGTCAAAATTCCTGAAGGAGAATATTATCTTTTAGGTGACGACCGAATCGTCTCACGAGACAGTCGTGAAGTTGGTAACTTTAAAAAATCAGATTTTATTGGTGAGGTCAAGTTACGTTATTGGCCAATGACAAAATTAAACCAATTTCAATAAGACCTAAACCTGCCACTGGCAGGTTTTAAACTATCATCTAAGAAAGGGCCTCAGGATGGAGCACTATTTCACTGGAACAATCGACCGCATTATCTACGAGAACGCCAGTAATTTTTTTAAAATCCTTCTCTTATCTATTGAAGATACGGACAGTGACATTGATGATTTTGAAATTATTATCACTGGTACAATGGCTGATGTTTTTGAAGGAGAAGATTACACGTTTTGGGGCGAATTAACTCAACACCCTAAATACGGCCAACAAGTAAAATTAACCAGATACCAAAAAGCAAAACCGACGTCGTCTGGCCTAATTAAGTACTTTTCCAGTGACCATTTTAAAGGGATTGGAAAAAAGACAGCAGAAAAAATTGTCACTTTATACGGAGACAACACCATTGATAAAATTCTAGAAGACCCTAGTCAATTAGAGACCATAACAGGATTTTCGAAGGCCAATAGAGAAGCCTTTCTGGCAACATTAAAGCTAAATTACGGAACGGAACAGATTATTTCATCCCTTGTTGAACTTGGCATTTCAAATCGTCTTGCCTTCTTAATCTATGATTGCTACAAGGAAGAAGCCTTAGAAACTGTCAAAACCAACCCCTATCAACTTGTAGAAGACATTCAAGGAATTGGCTTTAAAATGGCTGATACACTTGCCTATGAAATTGGAATCAAAAGTGATGCTCCCGAACGCTTCCGTGCAGCACTCTTACATTCACTTTTAGAAAAATCCATCAGTCAAGGAGATACTTATATAGAAGCGCGTGATCTCCTAGAATATGCCATTAATCTCTTAGAAGATTCGAGACCAATTGAATGTCAACCCGCCCAAGTGGCTGAACAATTAAGTCAATTGATTGCTGATTCAAAAATTTATCATATTGGAACAAAACTCTTTGATGCCACCCTTTACGCATCTGAAGCAGGCATTCATAAGCATATTTCGCGTCTTTTAGAAACCCCATTATCGCAGCCTCATTCAGAGGAATCCATTGATGAAGAAATCCAGTCAATAGAAGCTTCTTTCAATATGACTTATGATAGGATTCAAAAAGAAGCCATAAAACTAGCACTTTCCAGTAAAGTTTTTATCTTAACAGGAGGACCCGGTACTGGAAAAACAACTGTGATTAGAGGTATTCTCGAGGCCTATTCCTCCTTAAACAAGATTGATCTTGAAAAAAAAGATCTTCCAATCCTCTTAGCTGCGCCAACTGGCAGAGCAGCTAGACGAATGAATGAGTTGACTGGTTTACCTAGCGCCACCATTCACCGACATTTGGGCCTAAACGGGGATAACGATTACCAAGCAATGGATGATTATTTAGACTGTGATTTAATCATTATCGATGAATTTTCCATGGTTGATACTTGGCTTGCCAACCAACTCCTAAGCTCTTTACCATCAAGCACACAAGTTATCATTGTGGGCGACAGTGACCAACTTCCCTCTGTCGGACCAGGACAAGTACTAGCCGATTTGCTAAAAGTTCCAAGCATTCCAAAAATTGCCCTTCAAAAGATTTTTAGGCAATCCGAAGATTCTACCATTGTCGATTTAGCCAATCAAATGAGACTGGGACATTTGCCAAGGGACTTTAAAGAAAAAAAAGCCGATCGCTCATTTTTTGAAGCTTACGCCCAACATATTCCAACAATGGTGACAAAAATAGTAACTTCTGCTATAAATAGCGGAATTCCAAAAGAAGAAATTCAAATTTTGGCACCCATGTACAAAGGCCAAGCCGGAATTAACCATTTAAATCAATTAATGCAAGATCTCCTTAACCCACTTGGTGATGGACAAGAGTTTCTCTTTAACGATTTACATTTAAGGAGGGGAGATAAGATTCTCCACTTGGTCAATGATGCCCAATTAAATGTTTTTAATGGCGATATTGGATATATTAGCGACTTGATTCCAGCAAAATACACTGAATCAAAACAAGATGAAATTATCATGGACTTTGATGGAACTGAAGTTACTTACCCAAGAAATGAATGGCTGAAAATCACCCTTGCTTATGCCATGAGTATCCATAAATCACAAGGAAGTGAATTTCAAGTGGTTATTTTACCAATCACGCATCAAGGGGGACGGCTGTTACAACGCAATCTTATCTATACAGCTGTCACGCGCTCCAAGAGCAAACTTATCCTACTTGGAGAATATTCAGCCTTTCATTATGCTATCCAAAAAGAAGGAGATAAGCGTCAAACTTATTTGGTGCAACGCTTTACTGATAGCTCACTAACAGAAACTCTAGATAATGACTCAGGTGACGACCACCTTCAAAATGCTCAGCTTTCGCCTCAAAAAATTACGAATGACGTCCAATACCTACCAATCAAGGACTCAGATCCTCAAGAAGAAGAGTCCTATCGCTTGACCCTCGAAAATATGTTAAGCATTGATCCTATGATTGGTCTCAAAGAAGAGGACATTCTCATCTTTTTTAATAAAAATTAACTTGATACTATAAAGTCATTAAAAGATATGTTATAATAACCTTGTATTAGTCGTTGAATACAAATTTTTTGGAGGTTCTTATGATTTCATACGAGAAAGTGCGTCAATCACTCAAAACATTAAATATTGTCATCATTGTCCTAAACTCACTCTTAGCGGTCTTTTCTATTTTTGGCATCGTCTCAATTTTACTTGTCATGAACAATGAGAAAGCTGTCGCTGCTATGGGATCTGAAGCTGCTGCCATTTTAGAGCAATCAATGACTCCTTTTTCACTTTTTGTGTCAGCAGTTGCAATAGCTTTAACAATTGCGATTATTGTGTTTACTGTGATTAATCAATCTAAATTAAAACAAAATCAAGAATTATCTTATCTGCCTTATTTCCTAGGCTTCGGAATTGTCGCATTAAATGTCATCACTCAATTGTTAACAGCACCATCACTTCTTGCCATTCTCATTCAGGTAGCCTTTTTAGCCCTCTATTTCTTTGCTTTTAAAAAAGCTAAAAGCTTAAATGAAAAAGAACAAAATATAATAGAAGAATAAAAAAAACGTCCAATGGACGTTTTTTTAGATATCAAGTGAAATATGATTCTCTTTTTCCTCTAAACTGGTTACTGTCACCCCTAGAAGACGAATTCCTGTTTGCTTTTCTTCCAGTCGGTCATAAAGGTCACAGGCTGCTTGGGAGATTGTCTCATAATCTCGTGTTAAATAATCCAGACCAACTCTTTTTGTTATGGTAGTAAAATCTGCATATCTCACTTTAATGATGACAATTTTTCCCAGACGATCATTTTTGGCCATCGTTTCTGACACCCTCTTGGCCTGTTTTGACAGTTCTGCTTTGACATCCGACTCCCCGAAAAGGAGCTTTGCGTAAGTGCGCTCACTACCAATTGATTTTCGAATGCGATTAGGCTTTACGGGTGAATTACTGATGCCTCTGGCCTTTCGGTAAAGGTCAA
This window encodes:
- the recD2 gene encoding SF1B family DNA helicase RecD2, which gives rise to MEHYFTGTIDRIIYENASNFFKILLLSIEDTDSDIDDFEIIITGTMADVFEGEDYTFWGELTQHPKYGQQVKLTRYQKAKPTSSGLIKYFSSDHFKGIGKKTAEKIVTLYGDNTIDKILEDPSQLETITGFSKANREAFLATLKLNYGTEQIISSLVELGISNRLAFLIYDCYKEEALETVKTNPYQLVEDIQGIGFKMADTLAYEIGIKSDAPERFRAALLHSLLEKSISQGDTYIEARDLLEYAINLLEDSRPIECQPAQVAEQLSQLIADSKIYHIGTKLFDATLYASEAGIHKHISRLLETPLSQPHSEESIDEEIQSIEASFNMTYDRIQKEAIKLALSSKVFILTGGPGTGKTTVIRGILEAYSSLNKIDLEKKDLPILLAAPTGRAARRMNELTGLPSATIHRHLGLNGDNDYQAMDDYLDCDLIIIDEFSMVDTWLANQLLSSLPSSTQVIIVGDSDQLPSVGPGQVLADLLKVPSIPKIALQKIFRQSEDSTIVDLANQMRLGHLPRDFKEKKADRSFFEAYAQHIPTMVTKIVTSAINSGIPKEEIQILAPMYKGQAGINHLNQLMQDLLNPLGDGQEFLFNDLHLRRGDKILHLVNDAQLNVFNGDIGYISDLIPAKYTESKQDEIIMDFDGTEVTYPRNEWLKITLAYAMSIHKSQGSEFQVVILPITHQGGRLLQRNLIYTAVTRSKSKLILLGEYSAFHYAIQKEGDKRQTYLVQRFTDSSLTETLDNDSGDDHLQNAQLSPQKITNDVQYLPIKDSDPQEEESYRLTLENMLSIDPMIGLKEEDILIFFNKN